The Microbacter sp. GSS18 genome has a segment encoding these proteins:
- a CDS encoding ABC transporter ATP-binding protein has product MPERDTLLEVEHLKKVYESATGSVEAIGDISFSMQKGELVCIVGPSGCGKTTLLKCIAGLLKPTEGTVMLHGGRVTAPPPDMALVFQEYGRSLYPWLTVRGNVELPLKHKKMSKAHRDQLIDDALEAVGLGHAHKSYPWQLSGGMQQRVAIARAVAYQPEVLIMDEPFAAVDAQTRADLEDLVRRLHLERGMSILFVTHDIDESVYLGERVVVLSKSPTWVQEDLAIDLDADRDQITTRALPRFTELRTHVYEQIQRAKRGEAIRPTA; this is encoded by the coding sequence GTGCCTGAACGTGACACGCTGCTCGAGGTCGAGCATCTGAAGAAGGTCTACGAGTCCGCGACGGGGTCCGTCGAGGCGATCGGCGATATCAGCTTCTCGATGCAGAAGGGTGAGCTGGTGTGCATCGTGGGCCCGTCGGGGTGCGGGAAGACCACGCTGCTGAAGTGCATCGCGGGGCTGCTCAAGCCCACCGAGGGGACGGTGATGCTGCATGGCGGCCGGGTGACCGCGCCGCCGCCGGACATGGCGCTGGTGTTCCAGGAGTACGGGCGGAGCCTGTATCCGTGGCTGACGGTGCGGGGGAACGTGGAGCTGCCGCTGAAGCACAAGAAGATGTCGAAGGCGCACCGGGACCAGCTCATCGACGACGCCCTCGAGGCGGTCGGCCTCGGCCATGCCCACAAGAGCTACCCGTGGCAGCTGTCCGGCGGCATGCAGCAGCGTGTCGCGATCGCCCGCGCCGTGGCGTACCAGCCCGAGGTGCTGATCATGGACGAGCCGTTCGCGGCCGTCGACGCGCAGACCCGAGCCGATCTCGAGGATCTGGTGCGGCGGCTGCATCTGGAGCGGGGCATGTCGATCCTGTTCGTCACCCACGACATCGACGAGTCCGTCTACCTCGGCGAACGGGTCGTGGTGCTCTCGAAGTCCCCGACCTGGGTGCAGGAAGACCTCGCCATCGACCTCGACGCCGACCGCGACCAGATCACCACCCGCGCCCTGCCCCGCTTCACCGAGCTGCGCACCCACGTGTACGAGCAGATCCAACGCGCCAAACGCGGCGAAGCCATCCGCCCCACCGCATGA
- a CDS encoding ABC transporter permease, whose translation MTLYTSTVVVPRRGPALWRKVGESTAYALGLPIILLVIWGVWSSVSPEIFFPSPLTIFAAFWETWVGPAFFEDILPSLGRLAGGIVLSVTIGVVAGTLIGLNRWLRELLEPMLEFFRAVPPPVLIPIIAVLLGPTDAMKITVIVVGAVWPVLLNTIDGVRSTDSVMTETSRSFALTVGETIRFLVLPAASPRIMAGVRQSLSIALILMVISEMFYSSSGLGYRIVYFQRNYLIAEMWSGILLLGLIGVLLAAIFGFAERRVLRWYHGIKEVERA comes from the coding sequence GTGACTCTGTATACGAGCACTGTCGTCGTCCCGCGTCGGGGGCCTGCGCTGTGGCGGAAGGTCGGGGAGAGCACCGCGTATGCGCTGGGGCTGCCGATCATTCTGCTGGTGATCTGGGGTGTGTGGTCCTCGGTGTCGCCGGAGATCTTCTTCCCGTCGCCGTTGACGATCTTCGCGGCGTTCTGGGAGACGTGGGTGGGTCCGGCGTTCTTCGAGGACATCCTGCCGAGTCTGGGGCGTCTGGCGGGCGGGATCGTGCTGTCGGTCACGATCGGTGTGGTCGCCGGGACGCTGATCGGTTTGAACCGGTGGCTGCGTGAGCTGCTGGAGCCGATGCTGGAGTTCTTCCGTGCGGTGCCGCCGCCGGTGCTGATCCCGATCATCGCGGTGCTGCTGGGGCCGACCGATGCGATGAAGATCACGGTGATCGTGGTGGGTGCGGTGTGGCCGGTGCTGCTGAACACGATCGACGGGGTGCGGTCCACGGACAGTGTGATGACCGAGACGTCGCGGTCGTTCGCGCTCACGGTCGGTGAGACGATCCGTTTCCTGGTGCTGCCGGCGGCGAGCCCGCGGATCATGGCGGGGGTGCGGCAGTCGCTGTCGATCGCGCTGATCCTGATGGTGATCTCGGAGATGTTCTATTCGTCGTCCGGTCTGGGGTACCGGATCGTCTACTTCCAGCGCAATTACCTGATCGCGGAGATGTGGAGCGGCATCCTGCTGCTGGGTCTGATCGGTGTTCTGCTCGCGGCGATCTTCGGGTTCGCGGAGCGTCGGGTGCTGCGCTGGTACCACGGAATCAAGGAGGTCGAACGTGCCTGA
- a CDS encoding ABC transporter permease — protein MRKVALGAAGIAGFLLTWQLIPTLGLLNPATFPPASEVLARLAADMLDVEFWRNVGRTMTAWGIGLVIAVSLATVLGTVIGLVPFLRRSTHTTVEFLRPIPSVALIPLAILMFGIQLQAALVIIVFASFWQVFVQVLYGVADVDAVARDTARSFGLSRGSRIVNLVLPTALPYLMTGVRLAATVALILAVTAEMTIGNPGVGREIVFAQSAGDYVGVYALVIVTGLLGLVVNLVFRAIERRALSWHQSVRGEEVL, from the coding sequence GTGCGTAAGGTCGCGTTGGGTGCGGCGGGGATTGCGGGTTTTCTGCTGACGTGGCAGTTGATTCCGACTTTGGGTTTGTTGAATCCGGCGACGTTCCCGCCTGCGTCTGAGGTGCTTGCCCGGCTTGCTGCGGACATGTTGGATGTGGAGTTCTGGCGGAATGTGGGTCGGACGATGACGGCGTGGGGGATCGGTCTGGTGATCGCGGTGTCCCTGGCGACGGTGTTGGGGACGGTGATCGGTCTGGTTCCGTTCTTGCGGCGGTCGACGCATACGACGGTGGAGTTCCTGCGTCCGATTCCGTCGGTGGCTTTGATTCCGTTGGCGATTCTGATGTTCGGGATCCAGTTGCAGGCGGCGTTGGTGATCATCGTGTTCGCGAGTTTCTGGCAGGTGTTCGTGCAGGTGCTGTACGGGGTGGCGGATGTGGATGCTGTGGCTCGTGACACGGCTCGCAGTTTCGGGTTGAGTCGGGGTTCGCGGATTGTGAATCTGGTGTTGCCGACGGCGTTGCCGTATCTGATGACGGGTGTGCGGTTGGCGGCGACGGTGGCGTTGATCCTTGCGGTGACGGCGGAGATGACGATCGGGAATCCGGGTGTGGGTCGGGAGATCGTGTTCGCGCAGTCCGCGGGTGATTATGTCGGGGTGTATGCGCTGGTGATCGTGACGGGTCTGCTGGGGCTGGTTGTGAATCTGGTGTTCCGTGCGATCGAGCGTCGTGCGTTGTCGTGGCATCAGTCGGTGCGGGGGGAGGAAGTGCTGTGA
- a CDS encoding ABC transporter substrate-binding protein, translated as MKKRLAILGIMAAGALALSGCTDSGAPTATEGGSDADGEMTTVRVAALPIAETGALWAAMEEGIFADYGLELDIVPAQGGALAIPALISGDIQFAVGQPFGPMRAELQDLGIVILSNYADSLAEGQDVNAVVALGDSGIESPADLSGKRVSVNSLGAAGDVTIMKAVEDDGGDPTTIEFVEVAFPDVQAQLEGGTIDAGWVPDPFRGMIVGAGGVEVVYPYQATIPGLTVLTNYTTQELMDSDPELVASYTSAMAEALEWAASNEDAVDAAIASNLDIPLEAAQSLTISSFTPVLDVDKVQELAQLAVDYGVLDEMPDFDVMIQLQ; from the coding sequence ATGAAGAAGAGGCTTGCAATCCTGGGCATCATGGCAGCCGGCGCTCTCGCGCTGAGCGGATGCACCGACTCCGGCGCTCCGACGGCGACGGAGGGGGGCTCGGATGCCGATGGGGAGATGACCACGGTTCGCGTGGCCGCGCTGCCCATCGCCGAGACGGGAGCCCTGTGGGCGGCGATGGAGGAGGGGATCTTCGCCGACTATGGACTCGAACTCGACATCGTCCCCGCACAGGGTGGAGCGCTCGCGATCCCCGCGCTCATCAGCGGCGACATCCAGTTCGCGGTGGGTCAGCCGTTCGGCCCGATGCGCGCCGAACTCCAGGATCTGGGCATTGTGATCCTCAGCAACTACGCCGACAGCCTCGCCGAGGGCCAGGACGTCAACGCCGTCGTGGCGCTCGGGGATTCGGGGATCGAGTCGCCTGCTGATCTCTCGGGCAAGCGTGTGTCGGTCAACAGCCTCGGCGCGGCCGGTGACGTCACGATCATGAAGGCCGTCGAGGACGACGGCGGTGACCCCACGACCATCGAGTTCGTCGAGGTCGCCTTCCCCGACGTGCAGGCTCAGCTCGAGGGCGGAACCATCGACGCCGGCTGGGTCCCCGACCCCTTCCGCGGCATGATCGTCGGTGCCGGCGGGGTCGAAGTGGTGTACCCGTACCAGGCGACGATTCCCGGGCTGACGGTTCTGACGAACTACACGACGCAGGAACTCATGGACTCCGACCCGGAGCTCGTGGCCAGCTACACCAGTGCGATGGCCGAAGCGCTGGAGTGGGCAGCCTCGAACGAAGACGCAGTGGATGCGGCGATCGCCAGCAACCTCGACATCCCGCTGGAGGCCGCACAGTCGCTGACCATCTCGTCGTTCACGCCTGTGCTGGACGTCGACAAGGTCCAGGAGCTGGCACAGCTGGCCGTCGACTACGGAGTGCTCGACGAGATGCCCGACTTCGACGTCATGATCCAGCTCCAGTAG
- a CDS encoding iron-sulfur cluster-binding domain-containing protein yields MLPAAGYRFVASGIGITPILPMIEHCEETGVPWSLDYIVRERGRAAYLDRLPERGVTLHITSEHGRPDLDAIAFGDGTGRRLYACGSTSLLVGLEEAARRVDAGPLHAEWFAPRPVVAAADARDEFEVAFNRSGVSAVVQAADSIVDAASRVGVDIPVSCSQGVCGSCETSLLGGVVDHRDSVLTDTERSEGLVMMPCVSRARSDTLVLDA; encoded by the coding sequence ATGCTCCCGGCAGCGGGGTACCGATTCGTCGCCAGCGGGATCGGGATCACACCGATCCTGCCGATGATCGAGCACTGTGAGGAAACGGGCGTGCCGTGGAGCCTCGATTACATCGTGCGGGAGCGCGGCAGGGCCGCGTACCTCGACCGGCTGCCTGAGAGGGGCGTGACGCTGCACATCACGTCCGAGCATGGCCGCCCCGATCTCGATGCCATCGCCTTCGGAGACGGAACCGGTCGACGTCTGTACGCATGCGGCTCGACGTCGCTGCTGGTCGGGCTGGAAGAGGCTGCGCGGCGGGTCGATGCGGGCCCTCTGCACGCAGAGTGGTTCGCGCCGCGGCCTGTCGTCGCCGCCGCCGATGCCCGGGATGAATTCGAGGTCGCATTCAACCGGTCGGGAGTCAGTGCTGTCGTTCAGGCCGCCGACTCGATCGTGGACGCGGCCTCCCGTGTGGGGGTGGACATCCCGGTGTCCTGCTCGCAGGGAGTCTGCGGGTCATGTGAGACCAGTCTCCTCGGCGGCGTCGTCGATCACCGCGACTCCGTCCTGACCGACACGGAGCGATCCGAGGGGCTCGTCATGATGCCGTGCGTATCCCGCGCGCGGTCGGACACTCTCGTGCTCGACGCATAA
- a CDS encoding cytochrome P450 — protein MGFSYSHHMADNNGVVELFAAESDELARLRAEPPVSWSEDHGGYWKLSTYPLVVECLRDPSQYRSGRPFMFVRDQPSFIPLTYNGEAHALYRAALTPLFRPSRISLLEPMIRPIVRDYVVRFARAGGGDFADSVGGPLPAHVLCVFLGLPVEDVGLLKSLSLNPTRPMTSDELAEIDGRVNDHIDSIIAERRRAPRDPEHDFFSALFETRIDDRELSPDELREIGKQMISAGHGTTTAAMNSMMARFASDPELKEGLNEGRYEIAAAVEEILRWAPPLAGVGREANVPGEVGSTPIGRDQAIELGIAAANHDPQEFADPERTDYARRPNRHLSFGAGIHACLGAPLARLELRILLEELVASGHHYVLGDRPTPSPFRPFRFLSLPIAVRS, from the coding sequence TTGGGTTTCAGCTATTCTCATCACATGGCTGACAACAACGGTGTCGTCGAACTCTTCGCGGCCGAATCGGACGAACTCGCTCGGTTGCGCGCCGAGCCGCCGGTGTCATGGAGCGAGGACCATGGCGGGTACTGGAAGCTGAGCACGTACCCCCTGGTGGTGGAGTGCTTGAGAGATCCGTCGCAGTATCGCAGCGGCCGGCCGTTCATGTTCGTGCGCGACCAGCCGAGCTTCATCCCCCTCACCTACAACGGCGAGGCTCACGCGCTCTATCGCGCGGCACTCACGCCTCTGTTCCGCCCGAGTCGCATCTCGCTCCTGGAACCGATGATCAGGCCGATCGTCCGCGACTACGTGGTCCGGTTCGCGCGAGCCGGAGGGGGCGATTTCGCCGACTCGGTCGGCGGGCCGCTTCCCGCGCACGTACTCTGTGTGTTCCTGGGGCTTCCCGTCGAGGATGTCGGGCTGCTGAAGTCTCTGTCCCTCAACCCGACAAGGCCGATGACGTCCGACGAACTCGCCGAGATCGATGGGCGGGTCAACGACCACATCGACTCGATCATCGCCGAGCGCCGTCGTGCCCCGCGCGACCCGGAGCACGACTTCTTCAGCGCGTTGTTCGAGACTCGTATCGACGACCGCGAACTCTCGCCGGACGAGCTTCGTGAGATCGGAAAACAGATGATCAGCGCGGGCCATGGCACGACGACCGCGGCGATGAACAGCATGATGGCCCGCTTCGCGTCCGATCCCGAGCTGAAGGAAGGGCTGAACGAGGGGCGATATGAGATTGCGGCCGCTGTCGAGGAGATCCTGCGGTGGGCGCCCCCGCTGGCGGGTGTGGGACGGGAGGCGAACGTCCCCGGAGAGGTGGGAAGCACGCCGATCGGACGAGACCAGGCCATCGAACTCGGAATCGCCGCGGCCAACCACGATCCTCAGGAGTTCGCCGATCCCGAACGCACGGACTATGCGCGTCGACCGAACCGGCACCTCTCGTTCGGCGCGGGGATCCACGCGTGCCTCGGTGCGCCGTTGGCGCGCCTGGAGCTGAGGATCCTGCTGGAAGAACTCGTCGCGAGCGGTCATCACTACGTTCTCGGTGATCGTCCGACCCCGTCGCCGTTCCGCCCATTCCGCTTCTTGTCGTTGCCGATCGCGGTGCGGAGCTGA
- a CDS encoding HtaA domain-containing protein, with protein sequence MSLHAGVPGPDPRGEGPRRADLGLAWGVRGSFLRYVVGSGGRAQVRRGAASTMSGEFYFPLVGVEYDEEGCVREARFGGEVEFTAHGGMLRVVIGDPLLTVHGRAAVLSFVPSAGESTEEPIDVVDVVLEGAKADGAVQMWHEAATALTHTGAELFGWSYATGEPMAALTVRVPAGRPSGREDE encoded by the coding sequence ATGTCGCTTCACGCGGGTGTGCCCGGCCCGGATCCTCGCGGCGAGGGCCCTCGTCGGGCCGACCTCGGACTCGCGTGGGGGGTCCGCGGGAGCTTCCTTCGATACGTGGTCGGCTCCGGTGGTCGGGCGCAGGTCCGGCGGGGGGCTGCGTCGACGATGTCGGGCGAGTTCTACTTTCCGCTCGTCGGAGTCGAGTATGACGAAGAGGGCTGTGTGAGGGAGGCGCGGTTCGGGGGTGAAGTCGAGTTCACGGCCCACGGAGGCATGCTGCGTGTCGTCATCGGCGATCCCCTGCTGACGGTGCACGGCCGGGCGGCCGTGCTCAGCTTCGTTCCCTCCGCCGGCGAATCGACGGAAGAGCCCATCGACGTCGTCGATGTCGTCCTCGAAGGCGCGAAGGCCGACGGCGCAGTCCAGATGTGGCATGAGGCTGCGACCGCGCTCACTCACACCGGTGCCGAGCTCTTCGGGTGGTCGTATGCCACGGGCGAGCCGATGGCGGCGCTGACGGTACGGGTTCCCGCCGGAAGGCCGTCGGGTCGCGAAGATGAGTAA
- a CDS encoding cytochrome P450, which yields MTIHVPENATAPRPSEWSPALDETFGSAHADYAELRKTNGFPWSSDFGGFWSALTYDDVTRIVQDDEGFITSVQNVVPAVPRKSPRPPLHIDPPKHGEYRTAIDRVLRRSLLKEREGEFREAARRGIRELLQNPSPDAVRDFAAPFVIDCFAILIGAPSELMNRVRDIGIRYSFAIQDMDAAVIAECSDQLYDIARTIYRERLEAGADPDTDMVASLQAAADDPTNSITSESALATLRQLIVAGMGAPQAVIASSIVHLAMDQDLQTHLRQNLDEMPAAAEEFLRMHAPYRVFSRTATKDTQIHGRTVRAGEAVALIYPSANRDETVYDNPDEFVLRRAGNAHLTFGRGAHKCPAANMGRMEVAIALEELLNATEQFTLDGEVQMMNWLEYGPKAVPLSLSPARG from the coding sequence ATGACCATTCACGTCCCCGAGAACGCGACCGCTCCGCGACCGTCGGAGTGGTCACCGGCTCTCGACGAGACGTTCGGCAGCGCGCACGCCGACTACGCCGAACTCCGCAAGACGAACGGCTTTCCCTGGAGCAGCGACTTCGGGGGATTCTGGTCCGCGCTGACCTATGACGACGTCACCCGCATCGTCCAGGACGACGAAGGCTTCATCACCTCGGTGCAGAACGTCGTTCCCGCCGTTCCGCGCAAGTCGCCTCGCCCACCGCTGCACATCGACCCCCCCAAGCACGGGGAGTACCGGACGGCGATCGACCGGGTGCTGCGGCGGTCACTGCTCAAAGAACGGGAGGGCGAGTTCAGAGAGGCCGCACGCCGCGGTATCCGCGAGCTTCTGCAGAACCCGTCGCCTGATGCCGTGCGAGACTTCGCCGCGCCGTTCGTCATCGACTGCTTCGCCATTCTGATCGGTGCCCCTTCCGAACTGATGAATCGGGTCCGCGACATCGGAATCAGATACTCGTTCGCGATCCAGGACATGGATGCCGCGGTCATCGCGGAGTGCAGCGACCAGCTGTACGACATCGCCCGCACGATCTATCGCGAGCGACTCGAGGCCGGCGCCGATCCGGACACGGACATGGTCGCCAGCCTCCAGGCGGCCGCGGATGACCCGACGAACTCGATCACGTCCGAGTCCGCGCTCGCCACCCTGCGACAGCTGATCGTCGCGGGCATGGGGGCCCCCCAGGCGGTGATCGCAAGCTCGATCGTGCACCTGGCGATGGACCAGGACCTGCAGACTCATCTGCGACAGAACCTGGATGAGATGCCGGCGGCGGCCGAGGAGTTCCTCCGCATGCACGCGCCGTACCGGGTCTTCTCGCGCACAGCCACGAAGGACACCCAGATTCACGGACGCACCGTGCGCGCGGGCGAAGCAGTCGCGCTGATCTATCCCTCCGCGAACCGCGACGAGACGGTGTACGACAACCCCGACGAGTTCGTGCTGCGGAGAGCCGGCAACGCTCACCTCACTTTCGGTCGAGGAGCGCACAAGTGCCCCGCGGCCAACATGGGCCGCATGGAGGTGGCCATCGCGCTCGAAGAGCTGCTGAACGCAACGGAGCAGTTCACGCTCGACGGAGAGGTCCAGATGATGAACTGGCTGGAGTACGGGCCGAAGGCCGTCCCGCTCTCCCTTAGCCCTGCTCGTGGGTAG
- the phnE gene encoding phosphonate ABC transporter, permease protein PhnE — protein sequence MPAIQTRPPSTSSTPVPPPRQRRVIATWAVPLGYLVVSLFGMWWIDARPDAVLAGFEDIAALLQRMVPPVVDDPGSLLELTLETLWIAIAGTGLATIVSLPLAAAASNRYSGPRAVQWVARAIIVLSRAVPTLLFAIIFVRIFGLGPLAGALAVAAHSIGMIGKLMTDVFEEQDPVANDAVAAVGASRTQIFLATTLSRALPAVSSLVLYRLDINIRASAVLGLVGAGGIGVALQTAIGSLNYQRALGIIVFIVVLLLILELIAYLVQRAVAEHAEENSAVALYGKREDPRVLGWNVSRGFRVGGAVAAAGAFMFSLTQLQIDFARMGRSVDIALSMLAGFFPPNISAEVLIGVLESFLMAITATTVGGVFGLVLAILSTRHLIRFEPLSLAIRGALVLVRGVPDIIFALLFVAALGLGPFAGFLALTISCTVLSAKLFADSLEKVDPAPIRALQATGAGRIQVFVSGVWPQFVPSFISNGMLTSDLALRESAVLGIVGAGGVGFILEESVATLDYQTTAGVLVSFVAIVVLLEAIARWARRRIL from the coding sequence GTGCCTGCCATCCAGACCCGGCCGCCGTCGACGTCGTCGACTCCCGTCCCGCCGCCTCGGCAGCGGCGAGTCATCGCGACATGGGCCGTCCCCCTCGGGTACCTCGTCGTCTCCCTGTTCGGGATGTGGTGGATCGACGCCCGCCCCGACGCGGTCCTCGCGGGCTTCGAAGACATCGCCGCGCTGCTCCAGCGCATGGTCCCGCCGGTCGTGGACGACCCCGGGTCGCTCCTCGAACTCACGCTCGAGACGCTGTGGATCGCCATCGCGGGAACCGGCCTGGCGACCATCGTCTCGCTTCCCCTCGCCGCCGCCGCGTCGAATCGGTACAGCGGCCCCCGAGCGGTGCAATGGGTCGCCCGGGCGATCATCGTCCTCAGCCGCGCCGTGCCCACGCTCCTGTTCGCCATCATCTTCGTCCGTATCTTCGGGCTCGGCCCGTTGGCGGGAGCGCTTGCCGTCGCCGCGCACTCGATCGGCATGATCGGCAAGCTCATGACCGACGTCTTCGAAGAGCAGGACCCGGTGGCGAACGACGCCGTTGCCGCGGTGGGCGCGTCTCGCACCCAGATCTTCCTGGCCACGACGTTGTCGCGAGCGCTGCCCGCCGTTTCGTCGCTTGTGCTCTACCGGCTGGACATCAACATCCGTGCGTCGGCGGTGCTCGGCCTCGTGGGGGCCGGCGGGATCGGCGTGGCCCTGCAGACGGCGATCGGGAGCCTCAATTACCAGAGAGCCCTCGGGATCATCGTCTTCATCGTCGTGCTCCTGCTCATCCTGGAGCTCATCGCCTATCTCGTGCAGCGAGCGGTCGCAGAGCATGCAGAAGAGAACAGCGCTGTCGCGCTGTATGGGAAACGCGAGGATCCTCGCGTGCTCGGCTGGAACGTCTCTCGTGGCTTCCGTGTCGGCGGGGCGGTCGCGGCTGCGGGCGCGTTCATGTTCTCGCTCACCCAGCTGCAGATCGATTTCGCGCGGATGGGCCGCTCCGTCGATATCGCCCTCAGCATGCTCGCCGGCTTCTTTCCGCCGAACATCTCGGCTGAGGTTCTCATCGGTGTGCTCGAGAGCTTCCTGATGGCGATCACCGCGACGACGGTCGGTGGCGTCTTCGGCCTCGTGCTCGCGATCCTGTCCACCCGACATCTCATTCGGTTCGAGCCCCTCAGCCTCGCCATCCGAGGCGCGCTCGTCCTCGTCCGCGGTGTCCCGGACATCATCTTCGCGCTGCTCTTCGTGGCGGCGCTCGGACTGGGCCCGTTCGCCGGCTTCCTGGCGCTGACGATCTCGTGCACCGTGCTGTCCGCGAAGCTGTTCGCTGACTCCCTCGAGAAGGTCGACCCTGCGCCGATCCGGGCGCTGCAGGCCACGGGGGCGGGTCGCATCCAGGTGTTCGTGTCGGGAGTGTGGCCGCAGTTCGTGCCATCGTTCATCTCGAACGGGATGCTGACCAGCGATCTCGCGCTGCGCGAGTCCGCCGTCCTCGGGATCGTCGGCGCCGGCGGCGTCGGGTTCATCCTCGAGGAGTCGGTCGCCACGCTCGATTACCAGACCACGGCGGGAGTGCTCGTGAGCTTCGTCGCGATCGTCGTCCTGCTCGAAGCAATCGCCCGCTGGGCGAGAAGGAGGATCCTCTGA
- the phnC gene encoding phosphonate ABC transporter ATP-binding protein, producing the protein MTLIVSESDPMVAEAIHPIEMRGVRMAFGEHVVLEDIDIRARAGEFIALVGPSGAGKSTLLRLLNGSHRAVAGQVSVLGLDLGRCSPSELRRLRTRVGFVFQQFGLVGRLSALENVLMGSLGSLRMPRYGVATYPRRLRERALDNLERVGLIDQRFQRADTLSGGQQQRVAIARALMQDAEVVLADEPVASLDPRASLSVLSTLKRLSDEEGFTVICSLHQVDYAMQVADRVVAVRSGAICLDRPTTQTTEEQIRAIYDDPPEA; encoded by the coding sequence CCACCCCATCGAGATGAGGGGGGTGCGGATGGCCTTCGGCGAGCACGTCGTACTCGAAGACATCGACATCCGCGCCCGCGCCGGCGAGTTCATCGCCCTCGTCGGGCCCTCAGGCGCGGGCAAGTCCACCCTGCTGCGGCTCCTCAACGGCTCCCACCGCGCGGTCGCGGGACAGGTGTCGGTGCTGGGTCTCGACCTGGGCCGTTGCAGCCCGTCTGAGCTGCGACGCCTTCGAACGAGGGTGGGTTTCGTCTTCCAGCAGTTCGGGTTGGTCGGACGCCTGAGTGCGCTCGAGAACGTGCTCATGGGATCTCTCGGGTCGCTCCGAATGCCCCGCTACGGCGTGGCGACCTATCCACGGCGACTTCGTGAGCGAGCCCTGGACAATCTCGAGCGGGTGGGCCTCATCGACCAGCGCTTCCAGCGTGCAGACACTCTTTCGGGCGGGCAGCAGCAGCGCGTCGCGATCGCGCGAGCGCTGATGCAGGACGCCGAGGTCGTGCTCGCGGATGAGCCAGTTGCATCTTTGGACCCGCGAGCCAGCCTGAGCGTCCTGTCGACACTCAAGCGCCTGAGCGACGAGGAGGGTTTCACCGTCATCTGCTCGCTGCACCAGGTCGACTACGCCATGCAAGTGGCAGACCGGGTCGTCGCCGTTCGAAGCGGAGCGATCTGCCTCGACCGGCCTACCACGCAGACGACCGAGGAACAGATCCGGGCGATCTACGACGATCCGCCGGAGGCCTGA